The Salvia miltiorrhiza cultivar Shanhuang (shh) chromosome 1, IMPLAD_Smil_shh, whole genome shotgun sequence genome has a window encoding:
- the LOC131005173 gene encoding uncharacterized protein LOC131005173 isoform X1 has protein sequence MGIATSMGLLKFALLGVDLLGWPVIALGFPLFASIRAVESGSRYHMRKLVIYWTLFSLFSLFEFAFEKIIDWIPFWSGVRLIVSFSLVMPQFEGACLAYQGLVRSVIDRFGMLKEGRLCKRENFWDVVEKYINENGPEALEKLIALEMTRPEARVENRHPETPPRKKSQQEWTCHLCKVTNMGESTLNAHLQGSQHKSKLMSLKASLLDEKDTGPSFSRQVQHAHSFSAAWDLKGTYAAAEFKERMTPKEPENPLLKKAQQEWTCDLCKVTTASKSMLNAHLQGSKHKSKLESPKGSLLDAKDTGPSPLVQHTQSVSAACDLNGTCAAAEFKEVMPPTETAEKWRIETPLLKKAQPEWTCDLCKVTTMSEITLSGHLQGRRHKAKLDTILKESLLDAKDTGPCSPLQVQHAQSVSAAWDLNGTYAPFEDKEISLAQETAEKRLPETPLFKKAQQEWTGDLCKVTTESDSTLNDHLQGSNHKSKLETNPEANLLDAKDTGPSPPVQHAQSVSAACNLNGTPDAAEVKEVMPPKETADKWQSEIPLLKKAQPEWTCDLCEVTTMSEITLNGHLQGREHKAKLETILKKSLFDAKDAGPSTALQVQHAQSVSAAWDLNGTYAPFEDKEISLAQETAEKRLPETPLFKKAQQEWTGDLCKVTTESDSTLNDHLQGSNHKSKLETNPEANLLDAKDTGPSPPVQHAQSVSAACNLNGTPDAAEVKEVMPPKETADKWQSEIPLLKKAQPEWTCDLCEVTTMSEITLNGHLQGREHKAKLETILKKSLFDAKDAGPSTALVQQAQPVSAAWDLNGTFEAAEDKEIMTPKETAKRRLPETPLLKKAQQECTGDLCKVTTECESALNDHLQGSYHKSNLETTLEASLLDEKDTGPSPPVVPHTQSVSAAWALKGMYAAAEVEEMMPPKATAETPLRKKAQPEWTCDLCKVTTPCEITLNGHLKGRKHKAKLESILKESLIDAKVTGPSSPLVQHAQSVSAAWDLNGTYAAFEDKEISPPQETAEKSLPETPSLKKAQQEWTGDLCEVATESESTLNDYLQGSNHKSKLETILEASLLDAKDTGPSPSVKHAQSVSAEVREIIPPKETAEKRGPETPLLKKTQREWTCDLCKVTTTSKITLNAHLQGGKHKAKLDANLKDSLNELEKLNASKTGHVECSNSHRDVKVIESNAKNGSSTSQEVQYAQSNEIPKRTYANAEVKETMPPPEARRAETPPLKKEWRCGLCRVKVTCEKNLNDHLQGSKHKSELESVKQWKEWSCGLCSVKVTCEKNLNDHLLGSKHKSKIESLKQWKGKLVVLEVNGECKHVCIICNTKLHSDVDLASHVKGKLHASNIAEMEKLKM, from the exons ATGGGAATTGCAACATCTATGGGGCTCCTCAAGTTTGCTCTTCTCGGCGTCGATCTTCTTGGCTG GCCTGTTATTGCTCTGGGCTTTCCCCT GTTTGCTTCAATCAGGGCAGTTGAGAGTGGTTCTAGATATCACATGAGGAAGTTGGTCATATATTGGACCCTTTTCTCATTGTTTTCTCTCTTTGAGTTTGCTTTTGAGAAAATCATAGATTG GATACCTTTCTGGTCTGGTGTAAGACTCATAGTTAGCTTCTCGTTAGTGATGCCTCAGTTTGAGGGTGCATGCCTTGCCTACCAAGGCCTTGTACGTTCAGTTATTGACAGATTCGGCATGCTAAAGGAGGGGAGGCTTTGTAAGAGAGAAAACTTTTGGGATGTAGTAGAGAAATACATCAACGAAAATGGACCAGAAGCTCTGGAAAAGCTTATTGCACTGGAG ATGACACGACCAGAAGCAAGAGTGGAAAATAGACACCCTGAGACTCCTCCCCGCAAGAAATCTCAGCAAGAATGGACCTGTCATTTATGTAAGGTTACTAACATGGGTGAGTCAACGTTGAATGCTCATCTTCAAGGCAGCCAGCACAAGTCCAAGCTTATGTCCCTGAAAGCAAGCTTGCTTGATGAAAAAGATACAGGACCCTCATTTTCG CGGCAGGTGCAACACGCACATTCATTTTCTGCTGCTTGGGATCTGAAGGGAACATATGCAGCTGCTGAGTTTAAAGAGAGAATGACACCAAAAGAACCAGAGAACCCTCTCCTCAAGAAAGCTCAGCAAGAATGGACCTGTGATTTATGTAAGGTTACTACCGCGAGTAAGTCAATGTTGAATGCTCATCTTCAAGGAAGCAAGCACAAGTCCAAGCTTGAGTCTCCTAAAGGAAGTTTACTTGATGCAAAAGATACGGGACCCTCACCTTTG GTGCAGCACACACAGTCAGTTTCTGCTGCTTGCGATCTGAACGGAACATGTGCAGCTGCTGAGTTTAAAGAGGTAATGCCACCAACAGAAACTGCAGAAAAGTGGCGCATAGAGACACCTCTCCTCAAGAAAGCTCAGCCAGAATGGACCTGTGATCTATGCAAGGTGACAACCATGAGTGAGATAACGTTAAGTGGTCATCTTCAAGGGAGAAGACACAAGGCCAAGCTTGATACCATCCTGAAAGAAAGCTTGCTTGATGCAAAAGATACAGGGCCCTGCTCACCATTG CAGGTGCAGCATGCGCAGTCAGTTTCTGCTGCTTGGGATCTGAACGGAACATATGCACCTTTTGAGGATAAAGAGATATCGCTGGCACAAGAAACTGCAGAAAAGAGACTCCCAGAAACCCCTCTCTTCAAGAAAGCTCAGCAAGAATGGACCGGTGATCTATGCAAGGTTACTACCGAGAGTGATTCAACATTGAATGATCATCTTCAAGGGAGCAACCACAAGTCTAAGCTTGAGACAAACCCTGAAGCAAACTTGCTTGATGCAAAGGATACAGGACCTTCACCTCCG GTGCAGCACGCGCAGTCAGTTTCTGCTGCTTGCAATCTGAATGGAACACCTGATGCTGCTGAGGTTAAAGAGGTAATGCCGCCAAAAGAAACTGCAGACAAGTGGCAATCAGAGATCCCTCTCCTTAAGAAAGCTCAGCCAGAATGGACCTGTGATCTATGCGAGGTGACAACCATGAGTGAGATAACATTAAATGGTCATCTTCAAGGGAGAGAGCACAAGGCCAAGCTTGAGACCATCCTGAAAAAAAGCTTGTTTGATGCAAAAGATGCAGGACCCTCCACAGCTTTG CAGGTGCAGCATGCGCAGTCAGTTTCTGCTGCTTGGGATCTGAACGGAACATATGCACCTTTTGAGGATAAAGAGATATCGCTGGCACAAGAAACTGCAGAAAAGAGACTCCCAGAAACCCCTCTCTTCAAGAAAGCTCAGCAAGAATGGACCGGTGATCTATGCAAGGTTACTACCGAGAGTGATTCAACATTGAATGATCATCTTCAAGGGAGCAACCACAAGTCTAAGCTTGAGACAAACCCTGAAGCAAACTTGCTTGATGCAAAGGATACAGGACCTTCACCTCCG GTGCAGCACGCGCAGTCAGTTTCTGCTGCTTGCAATCTGAATGGAACACCTGATGCTGCTGAGGTTAAAGAGGTAATGCCGCCAAAAGAAACTGCAGACAAGTGGCAATCAGAGATCCCTCTCCTTAAGAAAGCTCAGCCAGAATGGACCTGTGATCTATGCGAGGTGACAACCATGAGTGAGATAACATTAAATGGTCATCTTCAAGGGAGAGAGCACAAGGCCAAGCTTGAGACCATCCTGAAAAAAAGCTTGTTTGATGCAAAAGATGCAGGACCCTCCACAGCTTTG GTGCAGCAAGCGCAGCCAGTTTCTGCTGCTTGGGATCTGAATGGAACATTTGAAGCTGCTGAGGATAAAGAGATAATGACACCAAAAGAAACTGCAAAAAGGAGACTCCCAGAAACCCCACTCCTCAAGAAAGCTCAGCAAGAATGCACTGGTGATCTATGCAAGGTTACTACCGAGTGTGAGTCAGCGTTGAATGATCATCTTCAAGGGAGCTACCACAAGTCCAATCTTGAGACAACCCTGGAAGCAAGCTTGCTTGACGAAAAAGATACAGGACCTTCACCTCCGGTA GTGCCACACACGCAATCAGTTTCTGCTGCTTGGGCCCTGAAGGGAATGTATGCAGCTGCTGAGGTTGAAGAAATGATGCCCCCAAAAGCAACTGCAGAGACCCCTCTCCGCAAGAAAGCTCAGCCAGAATGGACCTGTGATCTATGCAAGGTGACAACCCCGTGTGAAATAACGTTAAATGGTCATCTTAAAGGGCGCAAACACAAGGCCAAGCTTGAGTCCATCCTGAAAGAAAGCTTGATTGATGCAAAAGTAACAGGACCCTCCTCACCTTTG GTGCAGCATGCGCAGTCAGTTTCTGCTGCTTGGGATCTGAACGGAACATATGCAGCTTTTGAGGATAAAGAGATATCGCCACCACAAGAAACTGCAGAAAAGAGTCTCCCAGAAACCCCTAGCCTCAAGAAAGCTCAGCAAGAATGGACCGGTGATCTATGCGAGGTTGCTACCGAGAGTGAGTCAACATTGAATGACTATCTTCAAGGGAGCAACCACAAGTCCAAGCTTGAGACAATCCTGGAAGCAAGCTTGCTTGACGCAAAGGATACTGGACCTTCACCTTCG GTGAAGCACGCGCAGTCAGTTTCTGCTGAGGTTAGAGAGATAATTCCACCAAAAGAAACTGCAGAAAAGAGAGGACCGGAGACCCCTCTCCTAAAAAAAACTCAGCGAGAATGGACTTGTGATCTATGCAAGGTGACAACCACGAGTAAGATAACGTTAAATGCTCATCTTCAGGGGGGCAAACACAAGGCCAAGCTTGACGCCAACCTGAAAGATAGCTTGAATGAACTTGAAAAGCTTAATGCAAGCAAG ACTGGACATGTAGAGTGCAGCAATTCTCATAGAGATGTCAAAGTTATAGAATCAAATGCGAAAAATGGTTCATCGACATCACAAGAG GTGCAGTATGCTCAATCAAATGAGATTCCCAAAAGAACATATGCCAATGCTGAGGTTAAAGAGACAATGCCACCACCAGAAGCAAGACGCGCAGAAACTCCTCCCCTCAAGAAAGAATGGCGTTGTGGTTTATGTAGGGTGAAAGTCACGTGTGAGAAAAATTTGAATGATCATCTTCAGGGAAGCAAACACAAATCCGAGCTAGAATCAGTAAAACAATGGAAAGAGTGGAGCTGTGGTTTATGTAGTGTGAAAGTCACGTGTGAGAAAAATTTGAATGATCATCTTCTGGGAAGCAAACACAAGTCCAAGATAGAATCGCTAAAACAATGGAAGGGAAAGCTGGTTGTTTTAGAGGTTAATGGGGAGTGTAAACACGTGTGCATTATATGTAATACGAAGCTGCATAGCGACGTTGATTTGGCCTCTCATGTCAAAGGGAAACTACATGCCTCCAACATCGCTGAAATGGAGAAACTTAAAATGTAG
- the LOC131005173 gene encoding uncharacterized protein LOC131005173 isoform X2 — protein MGIATSMGLLKFALLGVDLLGWPVIALGFPLFASIRAVESGSRYHMRKLVIYWTLFSLFSLFEFAFEKIIDWIPFWSGVRLIVSFSLVMPQFEGACLAYQGLVRSVIDRFGMLKEGRLCKRENFWDVVEKYINENGPEALEKLIALEMTRPEARVENRHPETPPRKKSQQEWTCHLCKVTNMGESTLNAHLQGSQHKSKLMSLKASLLDEKDTGPSFSRQVQHAHSFSAAWDLKGTYAAAEFKERMTPKEPENPLLKKAQQEWTCDLCKVTTASKSMLNAHLQGSKHKSKLESPKGSLLDAKDTGPSPLVQHTQSVSAACDLNGTCAAAEFKEVMPPTETAEKWRIETPLLKKAQPEWTCDLCKVTTMSEITLSGHLQGRRHKAKLDTILKESLLDAKDTGPCSPLQVQHAQSVSAAWDLNGTYAPFEDKEISLAQETAEKRLPETPLFKKAQQEWTGDLCKVTTESDSTLNDHLQGSNHKSKLETNPEANLLDAKDTGPSPPVQHAQSVSAACNLNGTPDAAEVKEVMPPKETADKWQSEIPLLKKAQPEWTCDLCEVTTMSEITLNGHLQGREHKAKLETILKKSLFDAKDAGPSTALQVQHAQSVSAAWDLNGTYAPFEDKEISLAQETAEKRLPETPLFKKAQQEWTGDLCKVTTESDSTLNDHLQGSNHKSKLETNPEANLLDAKDTGPSPPVQHAQSVSAACNLNGTPDAAEVKEVMPPKETADKWQSEIPLLKKAQPEWTCDLCEVTTMSEITLNGHLQGREHKAKLETILKKSLFDAKDAGPSTALVQQAQPVSAAWDLNGTFEAAEDKEIMTPKETAKRRLPETPLLKKAQQECTGDLCKVTTECESALNDHLQGSYHKSNLETTLEASLLDEKDTGPSPPVPHTQSVSAAWALKGMYAAAEVEEMMPPKATAETPLRKKAQPEWTCDLCKVTTPCEITLNGHLKGRKHKAKLESILKESLIDAKVTGPSSPLVQHAQSVSAAWDLNGTYAAFEDKEISPPQETAEKSLPETPSLKKAQQEWTGDLCEVATESESTLNDYLQGSNHKSKLETILEASLLDAKDTGPSPSVKHAQSVSAEVREIIPPKETAEKRGPETPLLKKTQREWTCDLCKVTTTSKITLNAHLQGGKHKAKLDANLKDSLNELEKLNASKTGHVECSNSHRDVKVIESNAKNGSSTSQEVQYAQSNEIPKRTYANAEVKETMPPPEARRAETPPLKKEWRCGLCRVKVTCEKNLNDHLQGSKHKSELESVKQWKEWSCGLCSVKVTCEKNLNDHLLGSKHKSKIESLKQWKGKLVVLEVNGECKHVCIICNTKLHSDVDLASHVKGKLHASNIAEMEKLKM, from the exons ATGGGAATTGCAACATCTATGGGGCTCCTCAAGTTTGCTCTTCTCGGCGTCGATCTTCTTGGCTG GCCTGTTATTGCTCTGGGCTTTCCCCT GTTTGCTTCAATCAGGGCAGTTGAGAGTGGTTCTAGATATCACATGAGGAAGTTGGTCATATATTGGACCCTTTTCTCATTGTTTTCTCTCTTTGAGTTTGCTTTTGAGAAAATCATAGATTG GATACCTTTCTGGTCTGGTGTAAGACTCATAGTTAGCTTCTCGTTAGTGATGCCTCAGTTTGAGGGTGCATGCCTTGCCTACCAAGGCCTTGTACGTTCAGTTATTGACAGATTCGGCATGCTAAAGGAGGGGAGGCTTTGTAAGAGAGAAAACTTTTGGGATGTAGTAGAGAAATACATCAACGAAAATGGACCAGAAGCTCTGGAAAAGCTTATTGCACTGGAG ATGACACGACCAGAAGCAAGAGTGGAAAATAGACACCCTGAGACTCCTCCCCGCAAGAAATCTCAGCAAGAATGGACCTGTCATTTATGTAAGGTTACTAACATGGGTGAGTCAACGTTGAATGCTCATCTTCAAGGCAGCCAGCACAAGTCCAAGCTTATGTCCCTGAAAGCAAGCTTGCTTGATGAAAAAGATACAGGACCCTCATTTTCG CGGCAGGTGCAACACGCACATTCATTTTCTGCTGCTTGGGATCTGAAGGGAACATATGCAGCTGCTGAGTTTAAAGAGAGAATGACACCAAAAGAACCAGAGAACCCTCTCCTCAAGAAAGCTCAGCAAGAATGGACCTGTGATTTATGTAAGGTTACTACCGCGAGTAAGTCAATGTTGAATGCTCATCTTCAAGGAAGCAAGCACAAGTCCAAGCTTGAGTCTCCTAAAGGAAGTTTACTTGATGCAAAAGATACGGGACCCTCACCTTTG GTGCAGCACACACAGTCAGTTTCTGCTGCTTGCGATCTGAACGGAACATGTGCAGCTGCTGAGTTTAAAGAGGTAATGCCACCAACAGAAACTGCAGAAAAGTGGCGCATAGAGACACCTCTCCTCAAGAAAGCTCAGCCAGAATGGACCTGTGATCTATGCAAGGTGACAACCATGAGTGAGATAACGTTAAGTGGTCATCTTCAAGGGAGAAGACACAAGGCCAAGCTTGATACCATCCTGAAAGAAAGCTTGCTTGATGCAAAAGATACAGGGCCCTGCTCACCATTG CAGGTGCAGCATGCGCAGTCAGTTTCTGCTGCTTGGGATCTGAACGGAACATATGCACCTTTTGAGGATAAAGAGATATCGCTGGCACAAGAAACTGCAGAAAAGAGACTCCCAGAAACCCCTCTCTTCAAGAAAGCTCAGCAAGAATGGACCGGTGATCTATGCAAGGTTACTACCGAGAGTGATTCAACATTGAATGATCATCTTCAAGGGAGCAACCACAAGTCTAAGCTTGAGACAAACCCTGAAGCAAACTTGCTTGATGCAAAGGATACAGGACCTTCACCTCCG GTGCAGCACGCGCAGTCAGTTTCTGCTGCTTGCAATCTGAATGGAACACCTGATGCTGCTGAGGTTAAAGAGGTAATGCCGCCAAAAGAAACTGCAGACAAGTGGCAATCAGAGATCCCTCTCCTTAAGAAAGCTCAGCCAGAATGGACCTGTGATCTATGCGAGGTGACAACCATGAGTGAGATAACATTAAATGGTCATCTTCAAGGGAGAGAGCACAAGGCCAAGCTTGAGACCATCCTGAAAAAAAGCTTGTTTGATGCAAAAGATGCAGGACCCTCCACAGCTTTG CAGGTGCAGCATGCGCAGTCAGTTTCTGCTGCTTGGGATCTGAACGGAACATATGCACCTTTTGAGGATAAAGAGATATCGCTGGCACAAGAAACTGCAGAAAAGAGACTCCCAGAAACCCCTCTCTTCAAGAAAGCTCAGCAAGAATGGACCGGTGATCTATGCAAGGTTACTACCGAGAGTGATTCAACATTGAATGATCATCTTCAAGGGAGCAACCACAAGTCTAAGCTTGAGACAAACCCTGAAGCAAACTTGCTTGATGCAAAGGATACAGGACCTTCACCTCCG GTGCAGCACGCGCAGTCAGTTTCTGCTGCTTGCAATCTGAATGGAACACCTGATGCTGCTGAGGTTAAAGAGGTAATGCCGCCAAAAGAAACTGCAGACAAGTGGCAATCAGAGATCCCTCTCCTTAAGAAAGCTCAGCCAGAATGGACCTGTGATCTATGCGAGGTGACAACCATGAGTGAGATAACATTAAATGGTCATCTTCAAGGGAGAGAGCACAAGGCCAAGCTTGAGACCATCCTGAAAAAAAGCTTGTTTGATGCAAAAGATGCAGGACCCTCCACAGCTTTG GTGCAGCAAGCGCAGCCAGTTTCTGCTGCTTGGGATCTGAATGGAACATTTGAAGCTGCTGAGGATAAAGAGATAATGACACCAAAAGAAACTGCAAAAAGGAGACTCCCAGAAACCCCACTCCTCAAGAAAGCTCAGCAAGAATGCACTGGTGATCTATGCAAGGTTACTACCGAGTGTGAGTCAGCGTTGAATGATCATCTTCAAGGGAGCTACCACAAGTCCAATCTTGAGACAACCCTGGAAGCAAGCTTGCTTGACGAAAAAGATACAGGACCTTCACCTCCG GTGCCACACACGCAATCAGTTTCTGCTGCTTGGGCCCTGAAGGGAATGTATGCAGCTGCTGAGGTTGAAGAAATGATGCCCCCAAAAGCAACTGCAGAGACCCCTCTCCGCAAGAAAGCTCAGCCAGAATGGACCTGTGATCTATGCAAGGTGACAACCCCGTGTGAAATAACGTTAAATGGTCATCTTAAAGGGCGCAAACACAAGGCCAAGCTTGAGTCCATCCTGAAAGAAAGCTTGATTGATGCAAAAGTAACAGGACCCTCCTCACCTTTG GTGCAGCATGCGCAGTCAGTTTCTGCTGCTTGGGATCTGAACGGAACATATGCAGCTTTTGAGGATAAAGAGATATCGCCACCACAAGAAACTGCAGAAAAGAGTCTCCCAGAAACCCCTAGCCTCAAGAAAGCTCAGCAAGAATGGACCGGTGATCTATGCGAGGTTGCTACCGAGAGTGAGTCAACATTGAATGACTATCTTCAAGGGAGCAACCACAAGTCCAAGCTTGAGACAATCCTGGAAGCAAGCTTGCTTGACGCAAAGGATACTGGACCTTCACCTTCG GTGAAGCACGCGCAGTCAGTTTCTGCTGAGGTTAGAGAGATAATTCCACCAAAAGAAACTGCAGAAAAGAGAGGACCGGAGACCCCTCTCCTAAAAAAAACTCAGCGAGAATGGACTTGTGATCTATGCAAGGTGACAACCACGAGTAAGATAACGTTAAATGCTCATCTTCAGGGGGGCAAACACAAGGCCAAGCTTGACGCCAACCTGAAAGATAGCTTGAATGAACTTGAAAAGCTTAATGCAAGCAAG ACTGGACATGTAGAGTGCAGCAATTCTCATAGAGATGTCAAAGTTATAGAATCAAATGCGAAAAATGGTTCATCGACATCACAAGAG GTGCAGTATGCTCAATCAAATGAGATTCCCAAAAGAACATATGCCAATGCTGAGGTTAAAGAGACAATGCCACCACCAGAAGCAAGACGCGCAGAAACTCCTCCCCTCAAGAAAGAATGGCGTTGTGGTTTATGTAGGGTGAAAGTCACGTGTGAGAAAAATTTGAATGATCATCTTCAGGGAAGCAAACACAAATCCGAGCTAGAATCAGTAAAACAATGGAAAGAGTGGAGCTGTGGTTTATGTAGTGTGAAAGTCACGTGTGAGAAAAATTTGAATGATCATCTTCTGGGAAGCAAACACAAGTCCAAGATAGAATCGCTAAAACAATGGAAGGGAAAGCTGGTTGTTTTAGAGGTTAATGGGGAGTGTAAACACGTGTGCATTATATGTAATACGAAGCTGCATAGCGACGTTGATTTGGCCTCTCATGTCAAAGGGAAACTACATGCCTCCAACATCGCTGAAATGGAGAAACTTAAAATGTAG